A genomic stretch from Anaerolinea thermophila UNI-1 includes:
- a CDS encoding glycosyltransferase family 4 protein has product MRIAIFHNLPSGGAKRALMEWTRRLAQRHEVHVYTLSTADHDYCDLRPYITHHIVYTFEPLPLFNSPFGRLNQWQRWKDLGRLAVLYQSLAQHIDKEGYDVVFTHPCKFTFIPILNIYLRSPTVYYLHEHFPNQVNRSIHRPYTRSEGVRKILDRVDPLIGLYQNQLRALQDLAVANTRLFLANSDFTLRQFQEHYSAPSALSRYGVNTEQFRPDENTPRERHLLSVGELSPRKGFDFLIQGLANIPDSNRPPLRLICNMQLEQEREYLCQLAEKSGVQMEILTNLNSEQLAQEYRKTRLVVYTPVQEPFGLVPLEAMACGTPVLGIAEGGVPETVIEGVTGRLSPRDPARFAEILLEMLKQPDLLRKMGQNGVDIVRKIWSWEQSTHTVEQHLLQASKAGPN; this is encoded by the coding sequence ATGCGCATTGCCATTTTCCACAACCTGCCTTCGGGAGGAGCAAAGCGCGCTCTGATGGAATGGACGCGCCGACTGGCACAACGTCACGAAGTGCATGTCTATACCCTCTCTACAGCAGACCACGATTATTGTGATCTCCGTCCTTACATCACACACCACATTGTGTACACTTTTGAGCCTCTCCCATTGTTCAACAGCCCATTTGGACGTCTAAATCAATGGCAACGGTGGAAGGATTTGGGAAGGCTTGCTGTTCTGTACCAGTCTCTTGCCCAACATATTGATAAAGAAGGGTACGATGTGGTTTTTACCCACCCATGTAAGTTCACCTTTATTCCCATTCTAAATATCTATTTACGTTCGCCGACAGTTTACTATCTTCACGAGCATTTTCCCAATCAAGTCAATCGTTCCATCCATCGCCCCTATACCCGTTCAGAGGGGGTTAGGAAAATACTGGACAGAGTTGATCCTTTGATTGGGTTGTATCAAAACCAACTGAGGGCGCTTCAAGACCTGGCGGTGGCAAACACCCGCCTCTTTCTGGCAAATTCGGACTTTACCCTGCGTCAGTTTCAGGAACACTACTCCGCTCCTTCTGCTTTAAGTCGTTATGGGGTCAATACAGAACAATTTCGACCCGATGAAAATACACCGCGTGAGAGACACCTCCTCTCGGTTGGTGAACTCAGTCCCCGAAAGGGTTTTGACTTTCTCATCCAAGGCCTGGCAAATATCCCGGACTCTAACCGCCCTCCCTTACGGTTAATCTGTAACATGCAACTGGAACAAGAAAGAGAGTACCTTTGCCAATTAGCAGAAAAGTCGGGCGTTCAAATGGAAATCCTCACCAACCTGAACAGTGAGCAACTGGCTCAAGAGTATCGGAAAACCCGGTTAGTGGTATACACCCCAGTTCAGGAACCTTTTGGACTGGTACCGTTAGAAGCCATGGCGTGCGGTACACCCGTGCTGGGAATAGCCGAGGGAGGGGTTCCCGAAACGGTGATTGAGGGAGTAACCGGACGTCTTTCTCCTCGCGACCCCGCCAGGTTTGCGGAAATCCTGCTGGAAATGCTCAAACAACCAGACTTGCTGAGAAAAATGGGACAAAATGGTGTGGACATTGTACGGAAAATTTGGAGTTGGGAGCAATCCACTCACACGGTCGAACAGCATCTTTTACAAGCCAGTAAGGCGGGACCCAATTGA